From Pseudomonas sp. CCI4.2, one genomic window encodes:
- a CDS encoding type IV pilin protein, producing the protein MSRQCGLTLIEMMIVIAIVGILAAVAYPSYTEYLKRAHRSEIAGLLTDTAQQLERFYSRNGQYSDVTGPPAVGLEITQGNRVYTVAAERGIQSFTLTAMPIATGVMSGDKCGGFLMDNVGKRDNLNLAGGATSTLCWGR; encoded by the coding sequence GTGAGTCGCCAATGCGGCTTAACCCTGATCGAAATGATGATTGTCATCGCAATAGTCGGCATCCTCGCCGCCGTCGCTTATCCCAGCTACACCGAGTACTTGAAACGGGCTCACCGCTCGGAGATCGCTGGGTTGCTGACCGACACGGCGCAACAGCTGGAACGGTTTTATTCACGCAATGGGCAGTATTCGGATGTTACGGGGCCGCCTGCTGTGGGGTTGGAGATTACGCAGGGAAATCGGGTGTATACCGTGGCGGCGGAGCGGGGGATTCAGTCATTTACGCTGACTGCGATGCCTATTGCGACGGGGGTGATGAGTGGGGATAAGTGTGGGGGGTTTTTGATGGATAACGTGGGTAAACGCGACAACTTAAACTTGGCCGGTGGAGCTACGTCCACACTGTGCTGGGGCCGTTAA
- the ispH gene encoding 4-hydroxy-3-methylbut-2-enyl diphosphate reductase, with amino-acid sequence MQIKLANPRGFCAGVDRAIEIVNRALEVFGPPIYVRHEVVHNKFVVEDLRARGAIFVEELDQVPDDVIVIFSAHGVSQAVRTEATGRGLKVFDATCPLVTKVHIEVARYSRDGRECVLIGHEGHPEVEGTMGQYDGSNGGAIYLVEDEEDVANLQVNNPESLAFVTQTTLSMDDTGRVIDALRKRFPSIGGPRKDDICYATQNRQDAVKQLASECDVVLVVGSPNSSNSNRLRELAERLSTPAYLIDGAEDLQRSWFDGVERIGITAGASAPEVLVRGVIQQLQAWGATGADELAGRAEHITFSMPKELRVKSLL; translated from the coding sequence ATGCAAATCAAACTCGCTAACCCCCGTGGTTTCTGTGCTGGAGTGGACCGGGCGATCGAGATCGTCAATCGTGCCCTGGAAGTCTTTGGCCCGCCGATCTACGTGCGCCATGAAGTGGTACACAACAAATTTGTCGTCGAAGACCTCCGTGCCCGTGGCGCGATCTTCGTCGAAGAGCTTGATCAGGTACCTGACGACGTCATCGTGATTTTCAGCGCCCATGGCGTGTCTCAGGCGGTGCGCACTGAAGCCACCGGCCGTGGCCTGAAAGTGTTCGACGCCACTTGTCCGTTGGTGACCAAGGTTCACATCGAAGTTGCACGCTATAGCCGTGATGGCCGTGAGTGCGTTCTTATTGGCCATGAAGGCCATCCAGAAGTCGAAGGCACCATGGGCCAGTACGATGGCAGCAATGGCGGCGCGATTTATCTGGTGGAAGACGAAGAAGATGTCGCCAATCTTCAAGTGAACAACCCTGAAAGCCTGGCGTTTGTTACCCAGACTACGTTGTCCATGGATGACACGGGTCGGGTGATCGACGCCCTGCGCAAGCGCTTCCCGAGCATCGGCGGCCCGCGTAAAGACGACATCTGTTACGCCACGCAAAACCGCCAGGATGCGGTCAAGCAATTGGCCAGCGAGTGTGATGTGGTGTTGGTCGTTGGTAGTCCGAACAGCTCAAACTCTAACCGTTTGCGCGAATTGGCAGAGCGCTTGTCGACACCAGCCTACTTGATCGACGGCGCCGAAGACCTGCAACGCAGCTGGTTTGACGGGGTGGAGCGGATCGGTATCACCGCAGGCGCCTCGGCCCCCGAAGTACTGGTGCGCGGCGTGATTCAGCAACTGCAAGCCTGGGGCGCGACCGGCGCTGATGAGTTGGCAGGGCGTGCAGAACACATCACCTTTTCGATGCCCAAAGAGTTACGGGTCAAATCGTTGTTGTGA
- a CDS encoding peptidylprolyl isomerase, whose amino-acid sequence MTEQSLAQGSSNEQRIGQNTEVTLHFALRLENGDTVDSTFEKAPATFKVGDGSLLPGFELAIFGFKAGDKRTVEVLPENAFGQPNPQNVQVIARSQFEGMDLSDGLLVIFNDAANTELPGIVKAFDDAQVTIDFNHPLAGKTLSFEVEIFEVKAL is encoded by the coding sequence ATGACTGAACAGTCGTTGGCCCAAGGCTCGTCGAACGAGCAACGCATCGGCCAGAACACGGAAGTCACCTTGCATTTCGCTTTGCGCCTGGAAAATGGCGACACCGTCGACAGCACGTTTGAAAAAGCGCCGGCCACCTTCAAGGTCGGCGACGGCAGCCTGTTACCAGGTTTCGAACTGGCGATATTCGGCTTCAAAGCGGGTGACAAGCGCACTGTTGAAGTGTTGCCGGAAAACGCGTTCGGTCAGCCGAACCCGCAAAACGTCCAGGTCATTGCGCGCTCGCAGTTTGAGGGCATGGATTTGTCTGACGGCTTGTTGGTTATCTTCAACGACGCCGCCAACACTGAACTGCCGGGCATCGTCAAAGCGTTTGATGATGCTCAAGTGACCATCGACTTCAATCACCCGCTGGCCGGCAAGACACTAAGCTTCGAAGTGGAAATCTTCGAGGTCAAGGCGCTCTGA
- the lspA gene encoding signal peptidase II — MPNAGRLSWLWLSVLVLVIDQISKFYFEHGLTLYQQIIVIPNYFSWTLAYNTGAAFSFLADSSGWQRWLFALIAVVVSAVLVVWLKRLGRGETWLAVALALVLGGALGNLYDRIVLGHVIDFILVHWQNRWYFPAFNFADSAITVGAIMLALDMFKSKKSGEPVHD; from the coding sequence ATGCCTAACGCAGGCCGCTTGAGCTGGCTCTGGTTGAGCGTGTTGGTGTTGGTCATTGACCAGATCAGCAAGTTCTACTTTGAGCACGGGCTGACGCTTTATCAGCAAATCATCGTCATTCCGAACTATTTCAGTTGGACCCTGGCCTATAACACCGGGGCGGCATTCAGCTTCCTCGCCGACAGCTCCGGCTGGCAGCGTTGGTTGTTCGCCTTGATCGCGGTAGTGGTCAGCGCGGTGCTGGTGGTGTGGTTGAAACGTCTTGGCCGGGGTGAAACCTGGCTGGCCGTTGCATTGGCGCTGGTTTTGGGGGGCGCCTTGGGCAACCTTTATGACCGTATCGTGCTGGGTCATGTTATCGACTTTATTCTGGTGCACTGGCAGAACCGCTGGTATTTCCCAGCGTTCAACTTTGCCGATAGCGCGATTACGGTAGGCGCAATTATGTTGGCGCTGGACATGTTCAAAAGTAAAAAATCTGGAGAACCCGTTCATGACTGA
- a CDS encoding type IV pilin protein encodes MRNDTKGQHGFTLIELMITVAIIGILAAIAYPSYTAHALHGYRSEGIAQLADGVARMERYYAQNSNYSASNLAAIGITNATSPSGKYIISFNGIPGATTYSLQVVPQGAQSSDSCGTLSTDQTGVKSPVTASCWQ; translated from the coding sequence ATGCGCAATGACACGAAAGGCCAGCACGGTTTTACGCTGATAGAATTGATGATCACCGTGGCAATCATTGGCATCCTTGCTGCGATTGCCTACCCGAGCTATACCGCGCATGCACTGCATGGTTATCGCTCGGAAGGGATTGCACAGCTGGCTGACGGGGTCGCTCGGATGGAGCGCTACTATGCTCAAAACAGCAATTATTCGGCGTCTAATTTGGCCGCCATAGGCATTACCAATGCCACATCCCCAAGCGGAAAATATATCATCAGCTTTAACGGTATCCCAGGCGCCACGACCTATTCTCTTCAGGTCGTTCCACAAGGTGCGCAGTCAAGTGATAGCTGCGGGACATTGAGCACTGATCAAACGGGTGTCAAATCACCGGTTACTGCGAGCTGCTGGCAATAG
- a CDS encoding PilW family protein: MNLNPKKNNIYPYQRGVSLIELMVAMTIGCFLILGITQIFITNQKSYLFQQSQLGNGENGHFALAVLGQELSKAGYRSLPTAQITNTSVSGCNFPAGVSVVAISATALCIQYEASNKADVTCQGTPLSSTNLGAIVTPYMQANPVIVEQIALDTTTNSITCTTGGITQQMVTGVADLRFDYGSSNGIGKDSSKTVTVFGPSPSNAQTIGAVRYAALMQSGSSSIRDTTDVPKALSDWNTRFSGTIADNTKIYQIVQDTIMIRNQMQ; the protein is encoded by the coding sequence TTGATTGAGCTGATGGTTGCCATGACCATTGGCTGTTTCTTAATCCTGGGTATTACCCAAATTTTTATCACCAATCAGAAAAGTTATCTGTTTCAGCAGAGCCAGCTTGGCAATGGGGAAAATGGTCACTTCGCACTTGCTGTGCTGGGACAGGAACTGTCGAAAGCGGGCTATCGAAGTCTGCCGACCGCGCAAATCACTAACACCTCGGTTTCAGGCTGCAATTTCCCTGCGGGCGTCTCCGTGGTCGCCATTTCAGCCACAGCGCTGTGTATTCAGTATGAGGCCAGCAATAAAGCCGACGTGACCTGTCAAGGTACGCCGCTATCGAGCACAAACCTAGGCGCCATCGTGACACCCTACATGCAAGCCAATCCTGTGATTGTTGAGCAAATCGCGCTGGATACCACAACAAACTCGATAACGTGCACGACAGGGGGCATCACTCAACAAATGGTGACGGGGGTGGCCGATCTCCGCTTCGATTACGGTTCCAGCAATGGCATTGGCAAGGACAGCTCTAAGACAGTGACCGTCTTTGGCCCCAGCCCCAGTAACGCTCAGACGATAGGTGCGGTCCGCTATGCCGCCCTTATGCAGAGCGGCTCATCAAGCATTCGGGACACCACTGATGTACCCAAAGCCCTGTCAGACTGGAATACTCGTTTTAGCGGGACCATTGCCGATAACACCAAGATTTACCAGATCGTGCAGGACACCATCATGATCAGGAATCAGATGCAATGA
- a CDS encoding pilus assembly protein, with product MTCLKKIHSIFIALTGLLIFNGSTTEAATISQVPAQLPNFVNAAVPPLNMLLVERDNKLFFPAYNDASDLDGDGSIDIRYKPSITYLGYFDSGKCYTYGGSYFSPTSITVTKKCSGNWSGDYLNYLTTSRADALRKVLYGGYRYVDTATQTILSRAYISTNAQTWGKEYNSLTVDGYNLSDYTPYSNPSSGNYTLFANNSQGTVEAQYPPLLRVLPNIANVRIFGWVSREVVEGGTTATNTSLVDITVAPVDFAVRVEACKTGFLETNCKLYPNGQYKPTGILHDYGEGNQMYFGLMTGTYTNNLQGGALRKAMGSFASEIDSSTGIFGTQTGSTYTKGAIIGTLDGLILSPLTCPSITIPLNSTCPNAGNPLAEMMYETMRYFSGTVTPTNGYLSGAADTALGLSGLSSWTNPYSSTPDANATPPTYPSCSKPFETLFSDVNPSYDSDLPGSSFATTGLPTATTALTSLNVSTLGSTIWNNEIGGSASINIGEVPTLNDSAPTAKTASSFGSIRGLPDEPTRQGTYDAAAVAYYANTNPITSIGNQKVQTFSIALSSTLPRIQIPLGSGIITLVPFGKVVSTAPNFATERFSGFYIDSLYNMPGQPFDTTVNGGRAQAVFRVVYDDCTQGCDFDMDAIVLYTVAVNALGTLDVTLQTTYSAAGYESHMGYTISGTTHDGIYMEVRGGGGSTTTNNYALDTPGTNLPGQCPCTGTTSQLPGMLTNSVPVTINGIASTSHTRNFSASSTSAVTNLQNPLWYAAKWGGFGNSTNTSSSLPVSGQWDSNTAKTPNNYFLVTNASTLKAQLSKAFNQILQTNSSVSAPAVLHTLGTSSSNSTYVNSMNVAYWSGDLTKTTFTTTTVGTSITTSSAINWVASQQVPPWGSRQIKMANSTGTALQSFSFANLPMGTLTSAQVDFIRGDTSNEISTYRKRASLIGDIVDSAPVIVSTANFVPSVAETLSGPVGAYSTFKTTQTTRRGQVYVGANDGMLHAFDTTTGVEKFAFIPTAVIPNLSKLSASTYNSDPSLHRYFVNGTPVTSDVYFSGAWHTVLIGTLGGGGREIFALDVTDPDNITLLWEFTSQANSDLGYSFSTPVIARLNSGNWGVVVGNGYSGNNGVAALFVIDVGTGLVTEIKTPIGGNNGLSSPVILDSNSDGIADYVYAGDLLGNLWRFDFLGSSSSSFAISFGGTTPLYKATVSDTAGSAVQSITAPPVVVAHPSGVGTLVIFGTGRYFTTADKANTDLQTLYGIWDKQPSTASTPNLARASLQAQTITTQDNSATFNGITTAIRIISNNTVDWTTKFGWYLDLTASSSLLGERIVDPLIISGSVLLASTRTPSTDICSPGLIGWTYGLDPTTGGRTNFTVFNLSQNGTITSTDKYNSTVVSAFSTGAGGFTVTSGANNGSLTGTLFNSGGGIGTNYNGGTFYNGRQTWRVIPSP from the coding sequence ATGACTTGCTTAAAAAAAATTCACAGTATTTTCATCGCACTGACCGGTTTGCTTATTTTTAACGGCTCAACGACAGAAGCGGCCACCATCAGCCAAGTCCCCGCGCAGTTGCCAAACTTCGTGAACGCCGCCGTTCCGCCGTTAAACATGCTGCTGGTAGAACGCGACAACAAGCTTTTTTTTCCGGCCTATAACGATGCCTCCGATCTGGACGGTGATGGGTCTATCGACATCCGCTACAAACCGTCAATCACCTACTTGGGTTATTTCGATTCGGGAAAATGCTACACCTATGGGGGTAGTTATTTTTCTCCAACATCGATTACCGTCACTAAAAAATGCAGTGGTAACTGGAGCGGCGACTACCTCAATTACCTGACCACTTCCAGGGCCGACGCGTTACGAAAAGTACTGTATGGCGGCTATCGCTATGTCGACACCGCAACACAAACCATCCTGTCCAGGGCCTATATATCCACGAACGCCCAAACCTGGGGCAAGGAATATAATAGCCTGACAGTAGATGGCTACAATCTCTCCGACTACACACCTTATTCGAACCCCTCTTCCGGCAACTACACACTTTTTGCAAACAACAGCCAAGGCACCGTTGAAGCCCAGTACCCTCCACTGCTAAGGGTGCTTCCAAATATTGCCAACGTCCGTATATTTGGCTGGGTTTCCCGGGAAGTTGTTGAGGGCGGAACCACCGCCACCAACACAAGCCTCGTCGATATTACTGTCGCCCCCGTTGACTTTGCCGTCAGGGTAGAGGCCTGTAAAACCGGCTTTTTGGAAACAAATTGCAAGCTGTATCCGAATGGCCAATACAAGCCCACTGGCATCCTTCATGATTACGGTGAGGGCAATCAGATGTACTTTGGTCTGATGACCGGCACTTACACGAACAATCTACAAGGCGGAGCCCTGCGCAAGGCTATGGGCAGCTTTGCCAGCGAAATTGATTCCTCCACTGGTATTTTCGGGACCCAAACGGGCTCAACCTATACTAAAGGTGCCATCATCGGGACACTCGACGGCTTAATATTAAGCCCTCTCACGTGCCCCTCTATCACCATCCCGCTAAACTCAACCTGCCCAAACGCGGGAAATCCACTGGCAGAAATGATGTATGAAACAATGCGCTACTTTAGTGGCACTGTAACTCCCACCAATGGCTATCTTTCCGGTGCAGCTGATACGGCACTCGGTCTTAGCGGGTTGAGCAGTTGGACAAACCCTTACTCTAGTACACCGGACGCGAATGCTACCCCCCCTACTTACCCTAGCTGTTCCAAACCGTTTGAGACCTTATTCAGCGACGTAAACCCAAGTTATGACTCGGACCTCCCTGGTAGCAGCTTTGCTACCACCGGTCTTCCGACGGCGACCACTGCCTTAACGTCGCTGAACGTTTCAACCTTGGGCAGCACCATATGGAACAACGAGATAGGGGGTAGCGCAAGTATCAATATCGGTGAAGTGCCGACTCTTAACGATTCCGCGCCTACCGCCAAGACCGCATCAAGCTTCGGTAGCATACGTGGGCTTCCGGATGAACCTACGAGACAGGGGACTTATGATGCAGCAGCAGTTGCTTATTATGCTAACACCAATCCCATCACATCGATTGGCAATCAAAAAGTTCAAACGTTTTCTATTGCCCTCTCCTCGACGTTACCGCGGATTCAAATACCCCTCGGCAGCGGCATCATTACGCTAGTACCTTTTGGTAAAGTTGTCAGCACCGCCCCCAACTTCGCGACTGAACGCTTCAGTGGTTTCTACATAGATTCGCTCTATAACATGCCTGGCCAACCCTTCGACACAACCGTGAACGGAGGCCGGGCACAAGCTGTTTTCCGGGTTGTGTACGACGATTGCACCCAAGGTTGCGACTTTGATATGGACGCCATCGTGCTTTATACGGTAGCGGTCAATGCACTCGGGACGCTGGATGTTACGCTGCAGACAACTTACTCGGCTGCGGGCTACGAATCGCACATGGGTTATACCATCTCTGGTACTACGCATGATGGCATCTACATGGAAGTAAGGGGTGGAGGGGGCTCAACCACTACAAACAACTACGCGCTGGACACGCCTGGAACGAATTTACCCGGCCAATGCCCGTGCACGGGTACAACCAGCCAATTACCCGGCATGCTGACTAACAGCGTCCCCGTAACAATCAACGGTATCGCGAGCACTAGCCATACACGCAACTTCTCCGCGTCATCGACGAGCGCTGTCACCAACCTGCAAAATCCACTCTGGTACGCCGCCAAGTGGGGCGGATTCGGTAACTCGACCAATACGTCCAGCAGCTTGCCAGTCTCTGGACAGTGGGACTCGAACACGGCTAAGACACCTAACAACTACTTTTTGGTCACCAACGCCTCTACGTTAAAAGCTCAACTGTCCAAAGCCTTTAATCAAATTTTGCAAACAAATAGTTCAGTCAGCGCACCGGCAGTATTGCATACACTAGGCACCAGCAGCTCTAATTCCACTTACGTGAACAGCATGAACGTCGCCTACTGGAGTGGAGACCTGACCAAAACAACCTTTACGACCACGACGGTGGGAACAAGTATTACGACGAGTTCGGCGATCAACTGGGTGGCCAGCCAACAAGTGCCGCCGTGGGGCTCGAGACAGATCAAAATGGCTAACTCGACCGGTACAGCCCTGCAGAGCTTCTCCTTTGCTAATCTCCCGATGGGCACGTTGACCTCAGCACAAGTCGACTTCATTCGTGGCGACACCAGCAATGAGATATCGACCTATCGCAAACGAGCCTCATTGATAGGCGACATCGTAGACTCTGCACCTGTGATCGTCAGCACCGCCAACTTCGTTCCCTCGGTTGCAGAAACCTTGAGTGGGCCAGTGGGTGCCTACTCGACGTTCAAAACCACCCAAACCACCCGCCGCGGTCAAGTATATGTGGGCGCCAACGACGGTATGTTGCACGCATTCGACACCACTACCGGTGTCGAAAAGTTTGCCTTCATCCCAACCGCCGTGATCCCCAACCTCAGCAAGTTAAGTGCCAGCACCTATAATTCAGACCCCTCGCTGCATCGATATTTTGTTAACGGCACACCGGTTACTTCAGACGTCTACTTCAGCGGAGCGTGGCACACCGTTTTGATCGGTACGCTGGGCGGCGGCGGGCGTGAGATATTCGCCTTGGACGTCACCGATCCGGACAACATCACCCTGCTTTGGGAGTTCACCTCCCAAGCGAATTCCGATTTGGGCTACAGCTTCTCTACGCCGGTCATTGCCAGGCTGAATTCAGGAAACTGGGGCGTCGTCGTAGGCAATGGTTACAGCGGCAACAATGGCGTGGCAGCGCTATTCGTTATCGACGTTGGCACCGGCCTCGTGACCGAAATAAAGACACCCATCGGCGGTAACAATGGCCTGTCGTCACCGGTGATATTGGACTCGAACTCCGACGGCATCGCTGACTATGTATACGCCGGCGATCTGCTCGGTAATCTATGGCGATTCGACTTTCTTGGCAGCAGCTCTAGTAGCTTCGCCATTTCCTTTGGTGGCACCACCCCCCTTTATAAGGCGACGGTGAGCGACACAGCGGGTTCAGCAGTTCAATCCATTACAGCCCCCCCAGTGGTCGTGGCTCACCCAAGCGGAGTGGGCACTCTGGTGATCTTCGGGACCGGCCGCTATTTCACGACCGCAGACAAGGCCAATACAGATCTCCAGACGTTATATGGCATTTGGGATAAACAACCGAGTACCGCGAGCACCCCTAACCTTGCGCGGGCCAGTCTACAAGCCCAAACGATTACGACGCAGGATAACAGTGCTACATTTAACGGCATCACAACGGCTATTCGGATTATCAGTAATAACACCGTGGATTGGACGACAAAATTTGGCTGGTATCTGGATCTGACCGCCAGCAGCTCCTTACTGGGCGAGCGGATAGTTGATCCGCTGATCATTTCTGGCAGTGTACTGCTTGCCTCTACACGTACACCCAGCACTGATATTTGTTCACCGGGTCTAATCGGATGGACCTATGGCCTGGATCCAACGACCGGCGGCCGAACCAACTTTACGGTATTCAACCTTTCCCAAAATGGAACCATTACCAGCACCGACAAATACAATTCAACCGTTGTCAGTGCTTTCAGTACTGGCGCAGGTGGTTTTACCGTGACTTCTGGCGCAAACAATGGATCGCTCACCGGGACACTTTTTAATAGTGGCGGTGGCATTGGCACTAACTATAACGGCGGAACATTTTATAATGGCCGCCAAACTTGGCGCGTTATCCCCTCGCCTTAG
- a CDS encoding pilus assembly PilX family protein: MNVSLRSTHFPMARQQAGITLVVAIIFLLIITVLAISSMRGVSLESRITANLKQQKTLRSAAEAGLRMGELSIGTTVAPTSVKTCTTTTCLPWVQSELTATSSVDTPSQFVAANATNMATAATAYNTKIQWYVVQLGMLDGKSQNSCAIKGCGAWYYEVNACASTVLCTSDTTTQRVILRTVIARYYP; encoded by the coding sequence ATGAACGTGTCCTTGCGCTCGACCCATTTCCCCATGGCGCGCCAACAGGCGGGTATAACGTTGGTAGTTGCCATTATATTTCTGCTGATCATTACTGTTTTGGCCATTTCCAGCATGCGCGGAGTATCGCTTGAGTCTCGCATCACGGCCAATCTAAAACAGCAAAAGACCCTGAGGAGCGCAGCGGAAGCGGGTCTACGCATGGGAGAGCTAAGTATCGGCACGACCGTAGCCCCCACATCGGTTAAAACCTGCACGACAACAACCTGCCTACCGTGGGTGCAGTCTGAGCTTACGGCAACTTCCAGCGTCGATACACCTAGCCAATTCGTAGCGGCTAACGCTACAAACATGGCCACCGCCGCGACGGCATACAATACGAAAATTCAATGGTACGTCGTACAACTTGGAATGTTGGACGGCAAAAGCCAGAATAGCTGTGCAATCAAAGGGTGTGGCGCTTGGTACTACGAAGTCAATGCATGCGCGTCTACCGTATTGTGCACCAGTGATACCACGACTCAACGCGTCATCTTGCGTACAGTGATCGCCCGTTATTACCCCTAA
- a CDS encoding GspH/FimT family pseudopilin translates to MKQTGVGLIQLMAGLALIAVAAQLAVPGFGQLVESQRRTEVANQLTSALRSARTEAILRNTPVLVHAIDDNWSVGWRIMLEHKAAGGEYSEVLREHASGGKVPITGNFRGKPYVRFNGLGSALTSNGTLLVCDTQKPISHYQIVVAASGRVRLESDQAHPRPCR, encoded by the coding sequence ATGAAGCAAACAGGTGTGGGTCTTATTCAATTGATGGCCGGTTTGGCATTGATCGCCGTCGCCGCGCAACTGGCGGTTCCGGGGTTTGGGCAATTGGTTGAGTCTCAGCGGCGCACGGAGGTCGCTAACCAACTAACCAGTGCGCTTCGATCTGCGCGCACCGAGGCGATCCTGCGCAACACACCGGTTTTGGTTCATGCGATAGATGACAACTGGAGCGTTGGCTGGCGGATTATGCTCGAGCACAAAGCTGCGGGTGGGGAGTACAGCGAAGTATTGCGCGAGCACGCCAGCGGCGGAAAAGTACCGATTACCGGTAATTTCCGAGGAAAACCCTATGTGCGGTTCAATGGCTTAGGTTCTGCCCTGACCAGCAACGGGACATTGCTGGTCTGCGACACACAGAAGCCCATCAGTCATTATCAGATCGTGGTTGCGGCCAGCGGCAGGGTTCGATTGGAGAGCGACCAAGCCCATCCGCGACCATGCCGCTAA
- a CDS encoding PilX N-terminal domain-containing pilus assembly protein, with translation MSEVFMNIHSQHGMVLLVSLVFLLLISLIGVSSLQNAALQEKMAGSVKLRDQSFQAAEAALRIGESAVQQPGYSLARCIAVTTCAPPPEAFDITAPGSNPTSGVTWRAVNGGFYAVQNFAETTEPVNVPLPAEGKEPKVWTLYRITGVGIQGNSRTVLESVYVFGRRIMWRQIQ, from the coding sequence ATGAGTGAAGTCTTCATGAATATCCACAGCCAACACGGAATGGTGTTGTTAGTCAGCTTGGTGTTTCTGCTGTTGATTAGCCTGATCGGCGTTTCATCCCTGCAAAACGCCGCCCTTCAGGAAAAAATGGCCGGGAGCGTAAAGCTACGTGATCAGTCATTTCAAGCAGCAGAAGCGGCGTTGCGAATCGGCGAATCGGCGGTGCAACAACCGGGTTACTCGCTGGCGCGCTGCATAGCCGTCACCACCTGCGCGCCTCCGCCTGAGGCGTTCGACATTACTGCACCCGGATCGAACCCGACTTCCGGCGTGACTTGGAGAGCTGTAAATGGAGGGTTCTACGCCGTGCAAAACTTCGCCGAAACAACTGAACCGGTAAACGTACCACTGCCAGCAGAAGGGAAGGAGCCGAAAGTATGGACCTTGTATCGAATAACCGGCGTGGGCATCCAAGGCAACTCCAGAACAGTGTTGGAAAGCGTCTACGTGTTCGGGCGCCGCATTATGTGGCGGCAAATACAGTGA
- the pilV gene encoding type IV pilus modification protein PilV: protein MREGNDYVQTGMTLIEVLIALLILAIGLLGAAALQLNALKYTDSAMLHSHASFVAHDMMERIRANPDVDYTLASLASAPPVGNLAMPRDQDLFDFATSINAFAGNDADASIAVIGRAVEITITWNDSRAANVLNELQTFRLSSRVAVDVGARP from the coding sequence ATGCGTGAGGGAAACGACTATGTTCAAACCGGAATGACGCTGATCGAGGTGCTGATTGCTCTGCTGATTCTCGCCATCGGTTTGCTGGGCGCGGCGGCGTTACAGCTCAATGCGTTGAAGTACACCGACAGCGCGATGCTCCACAGCCACGCCAGCTTCGTCGCCCACGACATGATGGAACGCATCCGCGCCAACCCGGATGTGGATTACACCCTGGCTTCGCTAGCGTCTGCGCCCCCAGTAGGCAATCTCGCGATGCCGCGCGACCAGGACCTGTTTGACTTCGCCACCAGCATCAATGCTTTCGCTGGCAACGATGCCGATGCCAGCATCGCGGTGATCGGGCGGGCCGTGGAAATCACGATCACCTGGAACGACTCCAGAGCCGCCAATGTACTCAACGAGCTGCAGACATTCAGGCTGAGCAGCCGCGTCGCGGTTGATGTAGGGGCGCGTCCATGA
- a CDS encoding pilus assembly protein PilW, with product MKQASEGFGLIEIMLAMTLGLVITLGLTQLFIGAKNTYISQNASAFMQEDARFLLSKMLQEIRMVGMFGCLQTIDDSGRGFSAARQTPIRWNNAKHTLTLVTADVGTTGGKADWVVLSDCESSATAYAGDREPGPGQLKFPIRQITYAYDRRGGEISGLIKNVSAFSVLFGVANTVEDTPVSRYAANPADPRLIRSVRLSLTLSDPAKRVEDQTFTVVAALRNRLG from the coding sequence ATGAAGCAGGCGTCCGAGGGCTTCGGCCTGATCGAAATTATGCTGGCGATGACCCTAGGACTGGTTATTACCCTTGGCCTGACTCAGTTGTTCATCGGCGCCAAAAATACCTACATCAGCCAAAACGCCTCGGCATTCATGCAAGAAGATGCGCGATTTCTACTGAGCAAAATGCTTCAGGAAATTCGCATGGTGGGCATGTTTGGTTGCCTGCAGACGATAGATGATTCCGGCAGAGGCTTTTCTGCAGCACGGCAAACGCCGATCCGCTGGAACAACGCCAAACACACCTTGACCTTGGTGACCGCTGATGTCGGCACCACCGGCGGTAAAGCCGACTGGGTCGTATTATCCGACTGTGAGTCCTCCGCCACCGCTTATGCCGGAGACCGTGAGCCAGGCCCCGGCCAATTGAAATTCCCGATCCGCCAAATCACCTACGCCTACGACCGTCGCGGCGGTGAAATCAGCGGACTGATCAAAAACGTCAGCGCGTTCTCGGTGTTGTTTGGCGTGGCCAATACGGTTGAAGACACACCGGTTTCACGCTACGCCGCCAACCCTGCCGATCCCAGACTAATTAGAAGCGTTCGTCTGAGTCTTACCCTGAGCGATCCAGCCAAGCGGGTTGAAGACCAGACGTTCACAGTCGTCGCCGCACTGCGAAACAGGCTCGGATAG